Proteins encoded within one genomic window of Neoarius graeffei isolate fNeoGra1 chromosome 18, fNeoGra1.pri, whole genome shotgun sequence:
- the LOC132866464 gene encoding uncharacterized protein LOC132866464 isoform X3 — protein sequence MNFEHLDFWVRQQKMILFIFTLLSAQVGCDDSIELKGYRGGSVIIIYKYDYLKYSNHTKYFCKMKEGDCKYIVSQTEKKQDLKGKFFALDEIQSGVYNVLIRNLSQEDGGTYKCGVTNQNDSQLNVKLEVKNDYEKGDRYVLRVSKEDKVINMSINNMTVDDGGLYLCGVFNKESSYVSVFSEMQLQVIAPANIPPPGSLAISITMGVGVALLLIAGFVLIFYKLRSTKAKADASSPANRENRVNREGANSTYYEEIQDLQVTTLYSIVQKPRTHHSSPNPAGRSTTSPPNAAKQDVYSLVQLSKTEME from the exons atgaattttgAGCATCTGGACTTCTGGGTTAGACAGCAGAAAATGATACTTTTCATTTTCACCTTGCTGTCAG CTCAAGTTGGCTGTGATGACAGCATTGAACTGAAAGGATACAGAGGAGGAAGTGTCATCATAATTTATAAATATGATTATCTCAAATACAGCAATCACACAAAATATTTTTGCAAGATGAAAGAAGGGGATTGCAAATACATCGTTTCTCAGACAGAGAAAAAGCAGGATCTTAAAGGAAAATTCTTTGCCCTGGATGAAATTCAGTCTGGAGTTTATAACGTGCTCATTAGGAATCTGAGCCAGGAGGATGGAGGAACGTACAAATGTGGAGTGACAAACCAAAATGACTCACAGTTAAACGTGAAGCTGGAGGTGAAAAATG ACTATGAAAAGGGAGACAGGTACGTTCTTCGCGTTTCCAAAGAGGATAAAGTCATCaatatgagcatcaacaacatgaCAGTGGATGATGGAGGACtttatctgtgtggagttttcaacaAAGAGTCCTCATATGTGTCTGtcttcagtgaaatgcagcttcaAGTTattg CACCTGCAAACATACCAC CTCCAGGTTCTTTGGCCATCAGCATCACCATGGGTGTAGGCGTGGCTTTGCTGCTAATCGCAGGATTTGTGCTGATCTTCTACAAACTGAGGTCCACAAAGGCAAAAG CAGATGCCTCCTCGCCAGCCAACAGAGAAAACCGTGTGAACAGAGAG ggtgcCAATTCTACCTATTATGAGGAGATTCAGGATCTACAGGTCACTACTCTTTATTCCATCGTCCAGAAACCCAGAACTCATCACAGCTCTCCAAATCCAGCTGGTAGATCTACCACTTCACCTCCAAACGCTGCTAAGCAGGATGTCTACTCTTTGGTCCAACTTTCCAAAACAGAAATGGAATGA
- the LOC132866464 gene encoding polymeric immunoglobulin receptor-like isoform X1: MNFEHLDFWVRQQKMILFIFTLLSAQVGCDDSIELKGYRGGSVIIIYKYDYLKYSNHTKYFCKMKEGDCKYIVSQTEKKQDLKGKFFALDEIQSGVYNVLIRNLSQEDGGTYKCGVTNQNDSQLNVKLEVKNGLYYGKSFSQTTYPGDTVTFSCTYPKEQKDHIKSVYRVASQYISAIIFTYTDYEKGDRYVLRVSKEDKVINMSINNMTVDDGGLYLCGVFNKESSYVSVFSEMQLQVIAPANIPPPGSLAISITMGVGVALLLIAGFVLIFYKLRSTKAKADASSPANRENRVNREGANSTYYEEIQDLQVTTLYSIVQKPRTHHSSPNPAGRSTTSPPNAAKQDVYSLVQLSKTEME, translated from the exons atgaattttgAGCATCTGGACTTCTGGGTTAGACAGCAGAAAATGATACTTTTCATTTTCACCTTGCTGTCAG CTCAAGTTGGCTGTGATGACAGCATTGAACTGAAAGGATACAGAGGAGGAAGTGTCATCATAATTTATAAATATGATTATCTCAAATACAGCAATCACACAAAATATTTTTGCAAGATGAAAGAAGGGGATTGCAAATACATCGTTTCTCAGACAGAGAAAAAGCAGGATCTTAAAGGAAAATTCTTTGCCCTGGATGAAATTCAGTCTGGAGTTTATAACGTGCTCATTAGGAATCTGAGCCAGGAGGATGGAGGAACGTACAAATGTGGAGTGACAAACCAAAATGACTCACAGTTAAACGTGAAGCTGGAGGTGAAAAATG GTCTATATTATGGGAAGTCATTTTCACAGACGACTTATCCTGGAGACACTGTTACCTTCAGCTGTACATATCCAAAAGAGCAGAAGGATCACATTAAAAGCGTGTACAGAGTGGCCAGTCAGTACATATCTGCCATCATCTTCACTTATACAGACTATGAAAAGGGAGACAGGTACGTTCTTCGCGTTTCCAAAGAGGATAAAGTCATCaatatgagcatcaacaacatgaCAGTGGATGATGGAGGACtttatctgtgtggagttttcaacaAAGAGTCCTCATATGTGTCTGtcttcagtgaaatgcagcttcaAGTTattg CACCTGCAAACATACCAC CTCCAGGTTCTTTGGCCATCAGCATCACCATGGGTGTAGGCGTGGCTTTGCTGCTAATCGCAGGATTTGTGCTGATCTTCTACAAACTGAGGTCCACAAAGGCAAAAG CAGATGCCTCCTCGCCAGCCAACAGAGAAAACCGTGTGAACAGAGAG ggtgcCAATTCTACCTATTATGAGGAGATTCAGGATCTACAGGTCACTACTCTTTATTCCATCGTCCAGAAACCCAGAACTCATCACAGCTCTCCAAATCCAGCTGGTAGATCTACCACTTCACCTCCAAACGCTGCTAAGCAGGATGTCTACTCTTTGGTCCAACTTTCCAAAACAGAAATGGAATGA
- the LOC132866464 gene encoding polymeric immunoglobulin receptor-like isoform X2 — translation MNFEHLDFWVRQQKMILFIFTLLSAQVGCDDSIELKGYRGGSVIIIYKYDYLKYSNHTKYFCKMKEGDCKYIVSQTEKKQDLKGKFFALDEIQSGVYNVLIRNLSQEDGGTYKCGVTNQNDSQLNVKLEVKNGLYYGKSFSQTTYPGDTVTFSCTYPKEQKDHIKSVYRVASQYISAIIFTYTDYEKGDRYVLRVSKEDKVINMSINNMTVDDGGLYLCGVFNKESSYVSVFSEMQLQVIAPANIPPPGSLAISITMGVGVALLLIAGFVLIFYKLRSTKAKDASSPANRENRVNREGANSTYYEEIQDLQVTTLYSIVQKPRTHHSSPNPAGRSTTSPPNAAKQDVYSLVQLSKTEME, via the exons atgaattttgAGCATCTGGACTTCTGGGTTAGACAGCAGAAAATGATACTTTTCATTTTCACCTTGCTGTCAG CTCAAGTTGGCTGTGATGACAGCATTGAACTGAAAGGATACAGAGGAGGAAGTGTCATCATAATTTATAAATATGATTATCTCAAATACAGCAATCACACAAAATATTTTTGCAAGATGAAAGAAGGGGATTGCAAATACATCGTTTCTCAGACAGAGAAAAAGCAGGATCTTAAAGGAAAATTCTTTGCCCTGGATGAAATTCAGTCTGGAGTTTATAACGTGCTCATTAGGAATCTGAGCCAGGAGGATGGAGGAACGTACAAATGTGGAGTGACAAACCAAAATGACTCACAGTTAAACGTGAAGCTGGAGGTGAAAAATG GTCTATATTATGGGAAGTCATTTTCACAGACGACTTATCCTGGAGACACTGTTACCTTCAGCTGTACATATCCAAAAGAGCAGAAGGATCACATTAAAAGCGTGTACAGAGTGGCCAGTCAGTACATATCTGCCATCATCTTCACTTATACAGACTATGAAAAGGGAGACAGGTACGTTCTTCGCGTTTCCAAAGAGGATAAAGTCATCaatatgagcatcaacaacatgaCAGTGGATGATGGAGGACtttatctgtgtggagttttcaacaAAGAGTCCTCATATGTGTCTGtcttcagtgaaatgcagcttcaAGTTattg CACCTGCAAACATACCAC CTCCAGGTTCTTTGGCCATCAGCATCACCATGGGTGTAGGCGTGGCTTTGCTGCTAATCGCAGGATTTGTGCTGATCTTCTACAAACTGAGGTCCACAAAGGCAAAAG ATGCCTCCTCGCCAGCCAACAGAGAAAACCGTGTGAACAGAGAG ggtgcCAATTCTACCTATTATGAGGAGATTCAGGATCTACAGGTCACTACTCTTTATTCCATCGTCCAGAAACCCAGAACTCATCACAGCTCTCCAAATCCAGCTGGTAGATCTACCACTTCACCTCCAAACGCTGCTAAGCAGGATGTCTACTCTTTGGTCCAACTTTCCAAAACAGAAATGGAATGA